The Mytilus trossulus isolate FHL-02 chromosome 3, PNRI_Mtr1.1.1.hap1, whole genome shotgun sequence genome contains a region encoding:
- the LOC134709567 gene encoding lipopolysaccharide-induced tumor necrosis factor-alpha factor homolog produces the protein MEVERNDFGIFVHRRVSFTEIPSCEIIIFSKYSIHTKCRFCSLHIMTSLKYEAGKFAWLICLAFFLSGCWLGCCIAPCFIKSCKDVIHICPDCSQVIGRYQKL, from the exons ATGGAAGTTGAACGCAATg ACTTTGGTATTTTTGTCCATCGAAGAGTTTCATTCACAGAAATCCCATCATgcgaaataattatattttcaaaatattcaatacatacaaaatgtagattttgCAGTTTACATATTATGACATCTTTAAAATATGAAGCAGGAAAATTCGCTTGGTTGATTTGTCTTGCTTTCTTTTTATCGGG ttgCTGGCTGGGTTGTTGTATTGCGCCATGTTTTATCAAAAGTTGTAAAGATGTTATTCACATATGTCCAGACTGTAGTCAAGTAATTGGAAGATATCAGAAGCTGTAA